The Pseudalkalibacillus berkeleyi genome contains the following window.
AGCGATGTTATGACCGGCTTGAATTGTCTTCTTCTAGTGATGAGCTCAGCTTCAATAATAGCTACAGCTTCATCTACTACGCAACCCATGGAAAAAGACACTTCGATCTATGCACTCATGCACCTTTGGAGCTTCAACCTGTTCTTCAGTACTACGGTATGGTGCAGTTATTAAAATGCTGCCTTTTGACAGTGGATCCCTATTATCCGAGTTCTACCTCGTTACTTGCTCATGGCGTAACGACTCGAAAAAGAAAGAAACAAAACTATCTATTCCTACATGATGAAATCAAAGTACAACGGAATGGCCTGTTTCCTTATTTCTCTGAGCAATTATTTGGGATTAAACAACTCGAGGGTGACAAGTTTAAAATGAAGGATTTACTTGTCCGTGTTCCTGAGTTAAACAACTTGTTCAATCAAATGACAGGGCAAAGTCCATTAGCGAAAATCTATAAGGATGGCACTCATTTTAAAGTGAACGTTAGTATTCTCGATGCACTACATATGACAGAAGCAAGATTTGTTCAATTCCTAAAGCAAAGATTTTGTGATGAAGAAGTAGCGATTAGTTTTAACGACCCATTCATAATGATTGATTGTAAGAATCAACCTGACCAACTCTTTTATCAAACGCTAGATGAAAACTGGTATTGTCCATTATCGAGAGAAGGATTTGAGCCTTTTCATGAAGTTATGGTCCATTACTTATTACTCTACAATTTGAGTATGATCTGTCGTTATGAAACAGAGTGGTGGGGCGAGCTATTTCATACATTCTCCAGTAATGACTTCCCATTTATATCAAGGTATTTAACGATATCCCGAAAGAAAGTCCCTTATATGCTTATGCAGCACTTAGAGAATCAGAAAAAAGAGGATGGGACATAAACCTGTCTTCATCCTCTCTTATTATTCATTGTTCGGAAATTGCAGTTGTAGCATCTACTTTAATGAATTGAGTATCATCTTTAAACGTTTCCATGCTCCAGCCTCGGGCATAAGCCCAACCACCAATATGCGTAATCATATAGGCTCGAGCCATTCCATTATCCGAATTATAATTCTCCACGACCATAATAGAATCCTCGTTTATGACATATGCGAAAAGTGAATTAGCATCAAATAATTGAAGCTGATCCTCTGTAGCTTTATAGATATCACCTGGAAATGATTCTATAAACTCATCGGTCAACAGCTTACCTTGCTTTGTGCTCGTATCTGCCTGAATGAAGTTCACACCTACGTCATCAAATACAACCATTAATTTTTCTCCATACGTAGCATCTTGGAATGTATAATCATAACGCTCATCCCCGTGAGGTTTTTCTTTAGGTGATCCAAGAACCTCAATCACTTGATCACTCGTATCTCCCATTGAAATTCCGTTTATATTGAAAGATTCTTGAGAAGGTGCAAGTTCAATCGTGATGGCTGAAGCTTTTTTATCTTCTTGAGCATTTTCATCTGATGTTGTGTCCTCTTCAGTGTCACTAGACTCATCCGTAGTATCTACGGATTCCTCACCAGTATCTGTGTCATTCTGTTCATCCTCTAATAGATTTTCTTGGTTCTCATCTTCTGTACTTTCCTCTGTTTTAGGCAGGTCTTCCTCTGCCTGTTCTGTAGCAGAATTAGAACTACAAGCAGTTAGTATTAGAAAAAAAGTAACAGCAAATAATAACGAGAGTTTCTTCATATCCTTACTCCTATTCTGAATTTGAATATTAAGCTCAATACATACATTTTATATGAGTTCTAAGGAATTTAGAATAGGATGATTGTCTTGCATAAGTTTATTGAAAAATGATAGATGTTTCGCGATTTAAGGTGCGATTGAATGCTCCGTAGAACGATTTCTCTTCTACCGAGCACTCATACGCCCTCTTTGAGTGCTTCGTAAGATGATTTC
Protein-coding sequences here:
- a CDS encoding YaaC family protein, which codes for MNGSFNEWNNLDQFLSTNTTQRYLKRCYDRLELSSSSDELSFNNSYSFIYYATHGKRHFDLCTHAPLELQPVLQYYGMVQLLKCCLLTVDPYYPSSTSLLAHGVTTRKRKKQNYLFLHDEIKVQRNGLFPYFSEQLFGIKQLEGDKFKMKDLLVRVPELNNLFNQMTGQSPLAKIYKDGTHFKVNVSILDALHMTEARFVQFLKQRFCDEEVAISFNDPFIMIDCKNQPDQLFYQTLDENWYCPLSREGFEPFHEVMVHYLLLYNLSMICRYETEWWGELFHTFSSNDFPFISRYLTISRKKVPYMLMQHLENQKKEDGT